From the genome of Verrucomicrobiia bacterium:
AACCATTTCGAGGTAAGCGAGTTTCATCCCGCGGCGGCGGGCGATGAGGCGGAAGGGGAGGTCGGTACAATTTGCCATCGGTGATTGGACAACCACCGATGGCAAATTGAGGTCTTTCAGCCGGATCATTATCCGGAGATTACTTCAGGTGCTTCGAGACAAGCTTCGTCATTTCGAACATGTTCACAACGCCCTTGCCGCCGAAGACGACCTTCAGCTTATCATCCGCGTTGATGTTCCGCTTGTTCTTCGAATCCTGGAGTTTCTTGGACTTGATGTATTCCCAAAGCTTCTTCACCACTTCGCTGCGAGCCATGGGGCCCTTCCCCACAACCGCTTCAAGTTCGGGACTGAGACTCAGGGGCTTGGAAAGCGCTGACCCTTTTGCCATGGATGTTTCTCCTTCTATGGTTGACTTCGGTGTTGAGCGAAGTTTTGAGTTGAATAACTTGATAGTTTGAGTTCGTAAAACGTTGGGTTAGTCTGCCTTTTTCCTGCTTTTTCTACAAGATTTTTTTCTTTTTTTTTCAGCGGGCGGCTCTACGCTGCCTTAACTTCATCGCAAACCATGACTTACGGGCGTCAGACCGGCTGCCTCTCGCCTTTGGCCAGAAGCGACTTCAATTCCTTCATGAAGTGGCTGACGTCCTGAAACTCGCGGTAAACGCTCGCAAACCGCACGTAAGCGACCTGGTCCACTTTGGCCAGCCGCTTCATGATGAACTCCCCTACGGCCGAAGACGGGACTTCCTTTTCGTACTTCTCGTGAAGAAATTTCTCCATGTCATCGATGATCTTTTCCTGGTCAGCCAGGGATACGGGACGCTTGCCGCAGGCCTTCATGACGCCGTCGAGCGCCTTCTTCCGGTCGTACGGTTCGCGGCGCTGGTCTTTCTTGATGAGGTAGAGGGAGATTTCCTCCAGGCGTTCGTAGGTCGTATACCGGCGGTTGCAGTTCACGCATTCCCGGCGCCGGCGAATGGCAAGCCCCTCGTCTGCGGTGCGGGAATCGATAACCTTATCGTTCTCGTGCTTGCAAAAGGGGCAGCGCATGATTTAGCGGTACTTCTCTCCAAGGTCCGGATACAAAGGAAAGCGCGCCGTCAGTTTTTCGACGCGGGTGCGGATATCGGCCAGCTTGGCTTCGCTTTCACGGCCGGTGATGGCCTCGTCGATCAGGCCCGCGATTTCCTTCATTTCGGGTTCCTTCATGCCGCGCGTGGTGACGGCCGGCGTTCCCAGGCGCACGCCCGAGCCTTTGAAGGGCGACTGCTTGTCGAAGGGAATCATGTTTTTGTTGACCGTGATCTTCACGCGGTCGAGCAGGTCCTGCACTTCTTTGCCGTTCATGCCCTTCACCGTGACGTCGACGAGCATGAGGTGATTGTCCGTGCCGCCGGAAACAAGCCGGTAGCCGCGCGCGGCCATGGCTTCGGCAAGCGCCTTCGCGTTTTTCACGATCTGGCCGCAGTATTGTTTGTATTCGGGCTGCAGCGCTTCTTTAAAAGCAACCGCCTTGGCCGCGATGATGTGCATGAGCGGGCCGCCCTGAATGCCGGGAAAAACGGCGGAGTCGATGGCCTTGGCATACGCCTCGCGGCAAAGGATCAGGCCCGAGCGCGGACCGCGCAGCGTTTTGTGCGTCGTGGTCGTGACGATGTCGCAGTACGGCATGGGATTCGGATGATGGCCGCTGACCACAAGGCCCGCGAAATGCGCGATGTCGGCCATGAGCAGCGCGCCGCATTTGTCCGCAATCTCGCGTCCCCTTTTGAAATCGATGATGCGCGGATACGCCGAAGCGCCGAGCAGGATCATCTTGGGCTTGTGCTCGAGCGCGAGCTTTTCGAGATTATCGTAGTCGATGCGCTCGTCTTTTTCGCTGACGCCATAGGAGACGATGTCGTAGAACTTGCCCGAAAAATTCATCTTGTGGCCGTGCGACAAATGTCCGCCGTGCGAAAGGTCCATGGCCAGGATTTTGGAGCCGGTTTCGAGGACGGCCATGAAGACGGCGATGTTGGCAGAGGTGCCGGAATGCGGCTGGACATTCGCGTGCTCGGCGCCGAAGAGTTTCTTGGCGCGCTCGATGGCCAGCGTTTCCACGGTGTCCACGTTCTCACAGCCGCCGTACCAGCGCTTGGCCGGATATCCTTCGGCGTACTTATTGGTCAGCAGCGTGCCCGCGGCTTCCATGACGGCCAGCGACGTGAAGTTCTCGCTCGCGATCAGCTCGATATTCTCGTTCTGCCGGCGAACCTCTTCGGCCACGGCCTTGTAGATTTCCGGGTCCTGCTCCCGCAGGTAGGAATGGGTCTTAGTGTCGGTTTTCATATTCTCGGATTTTGTGAACACGGCGCTCATGTCTGCCTCCCTCGAACGATGTATTAAGCCACGTTGTAATAATGCCTTCGATGTCTTCTTTTTTCGCGATGCCCGAGCCGAGCACCAGCATGTTCGCGTCGTTGTGCTGGCGCGAGAGCCGGGCCTGCTCTTCGGTGTGGCAGAGCGCCGCGCGCACGCCTTTCACTTTATTGGCCGCGATCGTACTGCCGATACCGCTGTGGCAGATGCCGATGGCCTTCACACACTCCCCGCTCGCCACCTTCTCCCCCGCGCAGAACATGGGGTCCGGATAATCGCAGGACTCGGCCGAATTCGTGCCGCAGTCGGCCACATCATAGCCCAGGCGCTTGAGAAGGGCAAAGACCTCTTGCTTCAGATCAAATCCACGGTGATCACAGGCAAACGCGATTTTAGGCATAAGTCCTCAGCCGACGATGTCTTCCCACAAGGCTTCCATTTTTTTCTCGATCATGTTCATGACGTCTTCATAGACGCCCATGCTCAGGCCGATCGGGTCCATGATATTGAGAACGCGCGTCTTTTCCCGCGATGACGGCACCATGCCCGTGATGAACACGTGGTGCTGCTGGCCCATCACGATGATCATGTCCGCGTTCACGACGTCTTCGCGGCGGCACATGCGCGAGCGGTGCTCGGAAATGTCGACCTCGCGGTTTTTCATGACATAGACGGCTTCGGAGGTGGCCGGCATGCCGTTGCGCGTGCCCACGCCGCAGGACATGACTTCGATCTCTTCTCCGAAGCCGCGGCGGTTCAATTCTTCCTTGAGCCAGCCTTCGGCCATGGGCGAGCGGCAGGAATTGCCGGTGCACACGATCAGGATGCGCTTGCGCGGAAAAGCACCGCGCTTGATCTTGTCGACGGCCGCGCGCACTTCCGCGCCGAGGGCGCCTTCACGCAGGATCACGGGCTCTTTGTCGTTGGAAACGTCCACCACCGTCGAGTCCTGTCCCAATTCGCAGGCCCCCGCATCGACCACATAATCGATCTGCCCGCCGAGCTGGCTCATGACATCGTCAGCCGAGCGCGGCGAAGGGCTGCCGCTCATGTTCGCGCTTGTCGCAATGAAAGGTTCGCCCGTGGAATTGATCAGCGCCGTGGCGACAAGATGCCGCGGGTAGCGGATGCCGACTTTCGCGCCTTCCTGGCTCTCGACGATCAGCGTGACGGGCCCGGGCCAGAAAAGACGCGTGAGATACCGGAAGGCCGGCGTGCGTTTGATCCGCAGCTGGTCGATCATGTCCCACTCGCCGATGTGAAAGGAAAACTGTTTGGCGTCGTCGCGCTTCTTGATCGCGCAGAGTTTCCGGGACAGCCCGGCGATGCTCATGGGCGCGCCGATG
Proteins encoded in this window:
- a CDS encoding SWIB/MDM2 domain-containing protein — encoded protein: MAKGSALSKPLSLSPELEAVVGKGPMARSEVVKKLWEYIKSKKLQDSKNKRNINADDKLKVVFGGKGVVNMFEMTKLVSKHLK
- the nrdR gene encoding transcriptional regulator NrdR yields the protein MRCPFCKHENDKVIDSRTADEGLAIRRRRECVNCNRRYTTYERLEEISLYLIKKDQRREPYDRKKALDGVMKACGKRPVSLADQEKIIDDMEKFLHEKYEKEVPSSAVGEFIMKRLAKVDQVAYVRFASVYREFQDVSHFMKELKSLLAKGERQPV
- the glyA gene encoding serine hydroxymethyltransferase, producing MKTDTKTHSYLREQDPEIYKAVAEEVRRQNENIELIASENFTSLAVMEAAGTLLTNKYAEGYPAKRWYGGCENVDTVETLAIERAKKLFGAEHANVQPHSGTSANIAVFMAVLETGSKILAMDLSHGGHLSHGHKMNFSGKFYDIVSYGVSEKDERIDYDNLEKLALEHKPKMILLGASAYPRIIDFKRGREIADKCGALLMADIAHFAGLVVSGHHPNPMPYCDIVTTTTHKTLRGPRSGLILCREAYAKAIDSAVFPGIQGGPLMHIIAAKAVAFKEALQPEYKQYCGQIVKNAKALAEAMAARGYRLVSGGTDNHLMLVDVTVKGMNGKEVQDLLDRVKITVNKNMIPFDKQSPFKGSGVRLGTPAVTTRGMKEPEMKEIAGLIDEAITGRESEAKLADIRTRVEKLTARFPLYPDLGEKYR
- the rpiB gene encoding ribose 5-phosphate isomerase B; this encodes MPKIAFACDHRGFDLKQEVFALLKRLGYDVADCGTNSAESCDYPDPMFCAGEKVASGECVKAIGICHSGIGSTIAANKVKGVRAALCHTEEQARLSRQHNDANMLVLGSGIAKKEDIEGIITTWLNTSFEGGRHERRVHKIREYENRH
- a CDS encoding L-threonylcarbamoyladenylate synthase; amino-acid sequence: MTTTVLLKMDPRDPDLARLRDVARASREGKIVAFPTETVYGIGAPMSIAGLSRKLCAIKKRDDAKQFSFHIGEWDMIDQLRIKRTPAFRYLTRLFWPGPVTLIVESQEGAKVGIRYPRHLVATALINSTGEPFIATSANMSGSPSPRSADDVMSQLGGQIDYVVDAGACELGQDSTVVDVSNDKEPVILREGALGAEVRAAVDKIKRGAFPRKRILIVCTGNSCRSPMAEGWLKEELNRRGFGEEIEVMSCGVGTRNGMPATSEAVYVMKNREVDISEHRSRMCRREDVVNADMIIVMGQQHHVFITGMVPSSREKTRVLNIMDPIGLSMGVYEDVMNMIEKKMEALWEDIVG